One Mugil cephalus isolate CIBA_MC_2020 chromosome 10, CIBA_Mcephalus_1.1, whole genome shotgun sequence genomic window carries:
- the nup205 gene encoding nuclear pore complex protein Nup205: MAAQMAVNSGASLWGPLKELWETVDGAVLRRQTESVHLLDLQLKKHKPHFLSLFRNPPKSAEQREKVRKASTEGIAIQGQQGSRLLPEQLLTEAFILSDLFDIGELAALELLLAGEQQQPHFPGLTRGLVAVLLYWDGKLCMANSLRTLIQSRHGKTFTLDLSGELVALTTRFTDELMSQGLTRRILTLVSEISVTREFERLQKERGLGNEKHRKEVSDLIKECRQALADSLFLWTCQSPLTKDDTLALIGHLETVTAQADGSLDSVNMALVMALLYCLDVSFIEQGTEDREDLLQALPLLTERQYVSAVHTRLMDGQSWKLPGLQAVCRLAWALSLRVLSQLPQGSALVEFTEADEALADQALLGDVFLFMKEGMLGCESFSQEEFYIRRVHSLITDFLALMPMKVKQLRNRADEDARLVHMSLQMDSELPSSLRKDLDHLMILIGEFYSKDPFGLELGLEFWCPTESLQHTTLQGSYLGMALQRPPHKQVVLSKFVRQMGDLLPSNLYISYLRMLKGLANGPQCAHYCFSLLKTNGATHSDNIQGVSGSPVSWEHFFHSLMLYHENLRRDLPNPDAAQYRHPPLRGITQRELDGLTSFLQLLTTIITWSENARLALCEHPQWTPVIVMLGLLQCSVPPVLKAELLRCLAAFGKSPEVAASLWQSLEYTQILQTVRAPGQRQAAGIEVELNEIESSCEEYPLTRAFCHLISTLVESSLPVNLGAGLRVPGFQPYLNFLRDSVFLPFPTRAYRHPAEKWEVADSVLEVFHKLLRDYEPQPSDFVQEMVELQGEQVPAHKPPGHSVMFHMLNDSPMLALCLSLLEEGVRQLDTYAPFPGKKHLEAAVLHCLCLLDLALQKEVVFMDLLRESQSSLLVSPLEQLLQGVSPQTRRADHIVNIARYLYHGSSNPDAAFQSAKILRRIANYPNIQIRLVGDFTHSQAVSDKLMAGFVECLDNEEAEEGTEKGDDSDPQKKVARVRHETQIHILNLLITSLELKTPNLALYLLGYEVKKPVSSTNLQDPGVLGCPRSCLHAILSLLQRGTEKRSGPVLTQQAPHLAELCYQVIYQLCACPDTSGPTMRYLRTSQDFLFSHLQHLPFILPDNQIAALSQMSWLMKTAAIELRVTSLNRQRSHTQRLVSLLLDDQPHAQHAADGESGMEEETRSVSGFLHFDTVSKVRRKLLSVLDAIDFSQDMPELLQLDFFERTQIEQVISNCEHVNEQGHTVCNVKLLHRVLVAEVNALQGMAAIGQRPLLMDEVNSILQQVVERNRVRRSLSAKRHALQSWRSLVETLLTACPADLIPADDRQLIIRDLLLDLHDKVLNEDAAGELMPIVAGAVFTLTAQLSQSVLSEQQQGVGLEASSGFASIANSALHLILRKLLDFILCTGGGYQRLRAHLYGSLLYYLQIAQKPEEPDTLQTAGKAMWERLTAPEDGFSKLQRENLAIIESYGSSLMEVVCRDACDGHEISRMLALAVLDRILSIDRQNQWLQYLCNSGYLRSLVESLRQDDAALQTLLTPQPPLLKPLYIYESKMALLTRVAKTGQGAVELLRCGLVAQLIECQVFDMVPDSDAHRVMRDPSGFIPSPIDRYRQILLPTLRLFQVILTSTSVNHQQGAAQVLQWLIVHADTIQALLRSQELSMGALQELSLLTGIISKTALPGVLEMGGEINSAAVMEFQGHINRFQRLCLSLLGRLAGSERERLLKQVEISTPGESAEQREEMEVAMQQVCANIMEYCQTLLLQSSAQAQFSICLFSPSGSEPAGRDGGRSDLSSTVPSMAYSRVPSLGLVLYLLKNSTADFFRFQQSHRQSLDKLQSLDQLPPEELKELCQGLVSGPGGVEKISSVQRSLLAKRRLVQLINNRAKLLALCSYVIETCLFVLWRHLEYYLLHCTPTDPKDSLLPGGSLYRSRLIDDSFGGLQASGGRGLGLSRVSQQDIDLLKSDMAAGFGEALQRKLLEVESLYSQVRSRYTFIQALVRRIRGLLRQPKS; encoded by the exons ATGGCGGCGCAGATGGCGGTAAATTCGG GAGCCAGTCTGTGGGGGCCACTGAAAGAGCTATGGGAGACGGTGGATGGAGCTGTGTTGAGGAGACAGACGGAAAGTGTCCACCTCCTGGACCTGCAACTGAAGAAACACAAACCGCACTTTCTGTCGCTCTTTAGGAACCCG CCAAAGAgtgcagagcagagagaaaaagtaCGTAAAGCCAGCACAGAAGGTATTGCCATCCAGGGTCAGCAAGGGTCGCGACTTCTTCCAGAGCAGCTTCTCACGGAGGCCTTCATCCTCAGTGACCTGTTTGATATTGGAGAGTTGGCGGCCTTGGAGCTTCTTTTGGCAG gtgagcagcagcagccccatTTTCCAGGTCTGACGCGAGGTCTAGTGGCTGTCTTACTCTACTGGGATGGAAAACTTTGCATGGCCAATTCTCTGCGCACACTCATCCAGTCACGACATGGCAAGACCTTCACGCTGGATTTAAG TGGAGAGCTTGTGGCTTTGACAACACGTTTTACAGATGAGCTAATGAGCCAGGGTTTGACCAGACGCATCCTAACCTTGGTGTCAGAGATAAGTGTGACGCGGGAGTTTGAACGGCTACAGAAGGAGCGTGGCCTTGGCAATGAAAAGCACAGGAAGGAA GTTTCTGACCTCATCAAAGAATGTCGACAGGCACTGGCAGACAGTCTGTTTTTGTGGACCTGCCAATCACCCCTGACTAAAGATGACACTCTGGCTCTTATTGGCCATCTAGAGACAGTCACAGCTCAAGCTGATGGCTCACTGGACAGTGTAAACATGGCTCTGGTTATGGCACTGCTCTACTGCTTGGATGTCAGCTTCATAGAGCAGGGAACTGAAGACAGAGAAG ATCTCCTCCAGGCGCTGCCTTTGCTTACGGAGAGGCAGTATGTTTCTGCAGTGCACACTCGTCTGATGGATGGTCAATCATGGAAGCTTCCAGGGCTGCAGGCTGTGTGTCGACTGGCCTGGGCCCTTTCTCTGAGAGTACTTTCCCAGCTACCACAGGGCTCCG CGTTGGTTGAGTTCACAGAGGCAGATGAAGCTTTGGCTGACCAGGCTCTGCTGGGAGACGTCTTCTTGTTTATGAAGGAGGGCATGCTGGGATGCGAGAGTTTTTCCCAGGAGGAATTTTATATCCGTCGTGTCCATTCGCTCATCACAGACTTTCTGGCACTCATGCCAATGAAG GTGAAACAGCTTCGTAACCGTGCTGATGAGGATGCCCGTCTGGTGCACATGTCCCTACAGATGGACAGCGAGCTTCCATCATCGTTGCGCAAAGACTTGGATCATCTCATGATCCTg ATAGGAGAGTTTTACAGTAAGGATCCTTTTGGGTTAGAACTGGGTCTGGAGTTCTGGTGTCCCACCGAGTCTCTCCAACACACCACACTACAGGGATCCTACCTGGGAATGGCTCTGCAAAGGCCTCCACACAAACAA GTGGTTCTGTCCAAGTTTGTGCGTCAGATGGGAGACCTTCTGCCCTCTAACCTTTACATCTCCTATCTACGTATGCTGAAAGGCCTCGCCAACGGCCCTCAGTGTGCTCACTACTGCTTCAGTCTGCTTAAAACCAATGGAGCTACACACA GTGACAACATCCAGGGAGTGTCAGGCAGCCCGGTGTCCTGGGAACATTTTTTTCACTCTCTTATGCTCTACCATGAGAATCTGCGACGAGACCTTCCAAATCCAGACGCAGCACAATACCGCCACCCGCCACTCAGGGGCATCACCCAAAGAGAGCTGGACGGACTAACCTCCTTTTTGCAGCTGCTCACCACCATCATTACTTGG AGTGAGAATGCTCGTCTGGCGTTGTGTGAGCATCCGCAGTGGACCCCTGTTATAGTCAtgctggggttgctgcagtgcAGCGTCCCTCCCGTCCTGAAGGCCGAGCTCCTGCGCTGCCTGGCAGCGTTTGGGAAGTCACCAGAGGTCGCGGCGTCACTCTGGCAGTCACTGGAGTATACACAG ATCCTCCAGACTGTTAGGGCCCCTGGACAGAGGCAAGCAGCTGGAATTGAG GTCGAGCTGAATGAAATTGAGTCGAGCTGTGAGGAGTACCCACTGACGCGAGCCTTCTGTCACCTGATCAGCACGTTGGTCGAGAGCAGCCTCCCTGTTAATTTGGGGGCAGGACTACGTGTGCCAGGCTTTCAGCCCTACCTTAACTTCCTGCGTGACTCTGTATTCCTACCCTTCCCCACCAGAGCATATCGTCATCCAGCTGAGAAG TGGGAGGTAGCCGACTCTGTCCTGGAGGTGTTCCACAAGCTGCTGCGGGACTACGAGCCCCAGCCATCAGACTTTGTCCAGGAGATGGTGGAGCTGCAGGGTGAGCAGGTCCCTGCCCACAAGCCTCCCGGCCACAGCGTCATGTTCCACATGCTCAATGACTCGCCCATGTTGGCCCTGTGCCTTAGCCTGCTGGAGGAGGGCGTGCGCCAACTGGACACCTATGCACCCTTCCCCG GTAAGAAGCACTTGGAGGCGGCCGTGTTGCACTGCCTGTGCCTACTGGACTTGGCTCTGCAGAAGGAAGTGGTGTTCATGGACCTCCTAAGAGAGAGCCAGTCATCCCTGCTGGTTTCTCCCCTGGAGCAGCTCCTGCAGGGGGTCAGTCCTCAAACCAGAAGGGCGGATCACATTGTGAATATCGCCAG GTATCTGTACCACGGCAGCTCAAACCCAGACGCTGCATTCCAGAGTGCCAAGATTCTGCGTCGCATTGCCAACTACCCCAACATCCAGATTAGACTGGTGGGAGATTTCACACACAGCCAG GCTGTGAGTGACAAGCTTATGGCAGGCTTTGTGGAATGTCTGGACAACGAAGAGGCTGAGGAGGGAACCGAGAAAGGAGACG ACTCAGACCCACAAAAGAAGGTGGCAAGAGTCCGACATGAAACCCAGATACACATCCTGAACTTGCTCATCACTTCTCTGGAACTGAAGACACCCAATCTGGCCCTTTATCTTTTGGGTTATGAAGTCAAGAAACCCGTTTCCTCCACCAATCTCCAAGACCCAG GTGTTTTGGGATGCCCACGTAGCTGCCTTCACGCCATCCTGAGTCTGCTGCAGAGAGGCACTGAGAAGAGATCTGGCCCTGTACTCACACAGCAGGCACCACATCTGGCTGAGCTCTGTTATCAG GTGATCTACCAGCTGTGTGCCTGCCCAGACACATCTGGACCCACCATGCGCTACCTGAGGACCAGCCAGGACTTCCTGTTCTCTCACCTGCAGCACTTGCCTTTCATCCTGCCAG ACAACCAGATTGCTGCCCTCTCCCAGATGTCTTGGCTCATGAAAACGGCTGCAATCGAGCTGAGGGTCACCTCACTGAACCGCCagcgttcacacacacagcgccTCGTCAGCCTCCTGCTGGATGATCAGCCGCACGCACAGCATGCAG ctgATGGGGAATCAGGGATGGAAGAAGAGACCAGATCAGTCAGCGGTTTCCTGCATTTTGACACAGTTTCTAAAG TGCGCAGGAAGCTGCTGAGTGTGCTCGACGCTATCGATTTCAGTCAGGATATGCCTGAGCTGCTGCAGTTGGATTTCTTCGAGCGCACCCAGATAGAGCAGGTGATCTCCAACTGCGAACACGTCAACGAGCAAGGACACACCGTGTGCAACGTTAAA CTGCTGCATAGAGTGCTGGTTGCAGAGGTGAACGCTCTGCAGGGAATGGCAGCGATTGGACAGAGGCCCCTCTTAATGGAT GAGGTGAACTCCATCCTGCAACAAGTGGTGGAACGCAACCGCGTCCGTCGGAGTCTGAGTGCGAAGCGACACGCCCTGCAGTCCTGGAGGAGCCTGGTGGAGACTCTGCTGACCGCCTGCCCTGCTGACCTCATACCTGCTGACGACAGGCAGCTCATCATCAGAGACTTACTGTTGGACCTGCACGATAAG GTATTAAATGAGGATGCAGCAGGAGAATTGATGCCCATTGTCGCTGGGGCCGTCTTCACTTTGACAGCCCAGCTCAGCCAATCAGTGCTCTCTGAGCAGCAGCAAGGGGTGGGATTAGAAGCGTCCTCTGGCTTTGCCTCCATCGCCAACTCTGCCCTGCATCTGATCCTCCGCAAGCTGCTGGACTTCATCCTTTGCACCG GAGGTGGATACCAGCGTCTGCGTGCTCACCTGTACGGCTCTCTGTTGTACTACCTGCAAATCGCCCAGAAACCTGAAGAACCAGACACTCTGCAGACAG CAGGGAAAGCTATGTGGGAGCGTCTCACAGCCCCTGAAGATGGTTTCTCCaaactgcagagagagaacCTCGCTATCATCGAAAGCTACGGTAGCTCCCTCATGGAGGTTGTGTGCAGGGATGCTTGTGATGGCCACGAAATTAGCAGG ATGCTCGCTCTGGCAGTGCTGGACCGTATCCTGTCAATAGATCGTCAGAATCAGTGGCTGCAGTACTTATGTAACAGTGGCTACTTGCGTTCATTAGTGGAGAGCCTGAGACAGGATGACGCCGCCCTGCAGACCCTGCTTACGCCTCAGCCTCCGCTCCTCAAACCGCTCTACATCTATGAGAGCAAGATG GCTCTGCTGACTCGTGTGGCTAAGACAGGCCAGGGAGCAGTGGAGCTGCTGCGCTGTGGGCTGGTGGCGCAGCTGATCGAGTGTCAGGTGTTTGACATGGTGCCTGACAGTGATGCACACAG GGTGATGAGGGACCCGTCGGGCTTCATCCCCAGCCCCATAGACCGCTACAGGCAGATTCTTTTACCAACCCTGAGGCTCTTCCAGGTGATCCTGACGTCCACCTCCGTAAaccaccagcagggggcagcacag GTTCTACAGTGGCTGATCGTCCATGCAGACACCATTCAGGCCTTGCTGCGCAGCCAGGAGCTCAGTATGGGAGCTTTACAGGAACTATCTTTACTTACTGGAATCATCAGTAAAACAGCTCTGCCAG GTGTCCTTGAGATGGGTGGAGAGATTAACAGTGCCGCTGTAATGGAGTTCCAGGGTCACATTAACAGATTCCAG cgcctgtgtttgtctctgctggGCCGTCTGGCCGGAAGTGAGCGGGAGCGGTTGTTAAAGCAGGTGGAGATTTCTACACCTGGAGAATCGGCAGAACAAcgagaggagatggaggtggCCATGCAACAG GTGTGCGCTAACATCATGGAGTACTGCCAGACCCTCCTGCTGCAGAGCTCTGCCCAGGCACAGTTCAGCATCTGCCTCTTCAGCCCGTCAGGCAGCGAGCCAGCTGGCAGGGACGGAGGACGCTCCG atctTTCATCCACTGTTCCATCAATGGCTTACTCCCGGGTCCCCagcctgggtctagtcctgtaTCTGCTGAAGAACAGCACTGCAGATTTCTTCAGGTTCCAACAAAGTCACAGGCAGAGCCTGGACAAGCTGCAGAGTCTGGATCAGCTGCCTCCCGAGGAGCTCAAGGAG TTGTGCCAAGGCCTGGTGTCGGGCCCAGGAGGGGTGGAGAAAATCTCATCAGTCCAGAGAAGCTTGCTGGCCAAGAGACGACTGGTCCAGCTTATCAACAACAGAGCCAAGCTGCTGGCCCTGTGCTCCT ATGTTATTGAGACCTGCTTATTTGTGTTGTGGCGTCACCTGGAGTACTACCTGCTGCACTGTACCCCCACTGACCCCAAGGACTCCCTGCTGCCAGGAGGCAGTTTATACAGATCACGCCTCATAGATG ACTCGTTTGGCGGGCTGCAGGCCAGCGGAGGACGTGGACTCGGGCTGTCCAGAGTCAGCCAGCAGGACATAGACCTG TTGAAAAGCGACATGGCCGCAGGATTCGGCGAGGCCCTGCAGAGGAAGCTCCTCGAGGTGGAGAGCTTATACAGCCAGGTCCGCTCCCGCTACACCTTCATCCAGGCTCTCGTCCGCAGGATCCGCGGCCTGCTCCGGCAGCCCAAGAgctga
- the wee2 gene encoding wee1-like protein kinase 2 encodes MATLFGGISQQLDFSSCGEEGSSSDNNSDDCLLRICSPRTRSPRIRSPGSACRTPVVQRHRSRSNTLSSPLSCTSPIPYAFWKKLRLCDSPSTPKSLLSKSSQPCSSTKVASHKQKILRFAPTAAVLIQAPTVNVNPFTPDTVRRNSEQQWRKSCRSDDDDDYGRRLKHSLTSSEEDDEAFLPPKRRAVQALMLTRYESEFLELECIGVGEFGAVYKCVKRLDGCLYAIKRSHRPLVGSANEQLALKEVYAHAVLGHHPHVVRYYSAWAEDDHMVIQNEYCDGGSLSDAIVKKEVQGELFTEPELKDLLLQVSMGLKYIHSSGLVHLDIKPSNIFICQHRSQSAGAEGESEEEDDGGTSAGVIYKIGDLGHVTSTNSPQVEEGDSRFLASEVLQEDYSNLPKADTFALGLTVLLAAGAPPLPQNGDQWHDLRRGKLPKLPQEPSPPFRALLELLLDPDPTRRPSARELCKHTVLRGKRTERLAAQLRRELNVEKFRTAMLEKELQEAREAALSPKQNINPELEPSPKMGSLPRTGRRLVGRRTGRSMSFGCPGYGV; translated from the exons ATGGCGACATTGTTTGGTGGAATCAGCCAACAGCTGGATTTCTCTAGCTGTGGAGAGGAAGGGAGCAGCAGTGACAACAACTCGGATGACTGCCTCCTCAGGATCTGTAGCCCCAGGACTCGCAGTCCCAGGATCCGTAGTCCTGGCTCTGCTTGCCGCACTCCCGTGGTGCAACGCCACCGCAGCAGAAGCAACACCTTGTCTTCCCCTTTATCATGCACCAGCCCAATACCGTACGCTTTCTGGAAAAAGCTGAGGCTCTGTGACTCTCCCAGCACGCCCAAG AGTCTGTTATCAAAATCGTCCCAGCCTTGCTCCAGCACTAAAGTAGCCAGCCACAAGCAGAAGATCCTGCGCTTCGCTCCAACGGCTGCCGTCCTTATCCAGGCGCCTACCGTCAACGTGAACCCTTTCACCCCTGACACCGTACGCAGGAACAGCGAGCAGCAGTGGAGGAAGAGCTGTCGGAGTGACGACGATGACGATTATGGGCGCAG GTTGAAACACAGCCTCACGTCATCTGAAGAGGATGATGAAGCCTTTCTCCCACCAAAG AGACGTGCTGTCCAAGCCCTCATGCTGACACGGTATGAGAGTGAGTTCCTGGAGCTAGAGTGCATCGGTGTGGGCGAGTTTGGGGCCGTTTACAAGTGCGTGAAGAGGCTGGATGGTTGCTTATACGCCATAAAACGATCTCACAGGCCCCTGGTAGGCTCTGCCAACGA GCAGTTGGCCCTAAAGGAGGTGTATGCACATGCTGTTCTTGGGCACCACCCACATGTTGTTCGCTATTATTCAGCATGGGCAGAGGATGATCACATGGTTATTCAGAATGAGTACTGTGATG gtggaAGCCTCAGTGATGCCATTGTGAAGAAGGAGGTGCAGGGTGAGCTGTTCACAGAGCCCGAGTTGAAGGATCTGCTTTTACAAGTGTCTATGGGTCTAAAATACATCCACAGCTCGGGCCTCGTACACCTGGATATTAAACCAA GTAATATATTCATTTGCCAGCACCGCAGCCAAAGTGCGGGAGCTGAGGGCGAGAGCGAGGAGGAAGACGATGGAGGCACTTCAGCCGGAGTCATTTACAAAATTG gtgATCTGGGTCATGTGACCTCAACCAACAGTCCTCAGGTTGAGGAGGGGGACAGTCGCTTTCTGGCCAGTGAGGTCCTGCAGGAG GATTACAGCAACCTCCCGAAGGCAGACACATTTGCTCTGGGCCTCACAGTGCTGCTGGCAGCCGGGGCTCCCCCTCTACCTCAAAACGGAGATCAGTGGCACGATCTTAGAAGAGGCAAACTCCCCAAACTGCCTCAGGAGCCCTCGCCTCCCTTTAGAGCTTTACTTGAG TTGCTGCTGGATCCCGACCCGACCAGGCGGCCATCTGCCAGGGAGCTTTGCAAGCACACGGTCTTAAGGggaaagaggacagagagactgGCGGCTCAGCTTCGTAGAGAGCTCAATGTGGAGAAGTTCAGAACGGCCATGCTTGAAAa AGAGCTTCAGGAGGCGCGCGAGGCAGCTTTGTCGCCGAAACAGAACATCAATCCAGAGCTGGAACCTTCTCCCAAGATGGGGTCATTACCCAGAACGGGGAGGAGGCTCGTCGGTAGGAGGACCGGCCGATCCATGAGCTTTGGTTGCCCTGGGTACGGGGTCTGA
- the dennd11 gene encoding DENN domain-containing protein 11, translated as MVEQSDRAPLLDWEEIPPPDANQAAQPPPQPPREEDAEKSSQPAGRCSPTGTAAGTGRSSSSSTTTNNNATTTITCSPTRTETAVIAGVQGIASRPRTEGHAWDRPEPLGTERSVPFPGLSVRDQWEEKDQIVAVFVVTFDTRSGNMVEWCLPHDINLDGVEFKSMASGSHRITSDFIYFRKGSYFGLACFANMPVESELERGARMKSVGILSPSYTLLYRYMHFLENQVRHQLQCPGQYSPLEAFYEDKKALLPPTGNGLVTACPTWSITSINRCMHPEMKITHPAGCMSQFIQFFGEQIMVLWKFALLRKRLLIFSPPPVGVVCYRVYCCCCLANVSLPGIGVSVPELRPFFYINVADISALETEMSYVACTTEKIFEEKKDLYDVYIDNQNVKTHRSHLLPLLRLNAADKEKYRKLSEQRQMLLYSQEVDEDCTSNEEDLFILFFMELNNRIFQTLSDVAGSTDPTLTADHVRAMGLDPQGDRSFLVDLLEVYGIDVTLVIDNLCCT; from the exons ATGGTGGAGCAGTCGGATCGCGCCCCGCTGCTGGACTGGGAGGAGATCCCACCGCCCGATGCGAACCAGGCGGCCCAGCCACCGCCTCAGCCGCCGCGGGAGGAAGACGCAGAGAAAAGTTCGCAGCCGGCCGGGAGGTGTTCACCGACGGGCACTGCGGCTGGCACtgggcgcagcagcagcagcagcaccaccaccaacaacaacgcCACAACCACCATCACCTGCAGCCCGACTCGGACCGAAACAGCTGTTATTGCCGGCGTTCAGGGAATCGCGAGCCGTCCACGAACAGAGGGGCACGCGTGGGATCGCCCGGAGCCTCTGGGCACGGAGCGCAGCGTCCCGTTCCCCGGCCTCTCCGTGAGGGATCAGTGGGAGGAAAAAGACCAGATCGTGGCTGTGTTTGTAGTTACTTTCGACACGAGATCAG GGAATATGGTAGAGTGGTGCCTGCCTCATGACATCAATCTAGATGGAGTTGAATTCAAGTCGATGGCCAGCGGTTCCCACCGGATCACCAGTGACTTTAT ATATTTTCGCAAAGGATCTTACTTTGGACTGGCCTGTTTCGCTAACATGCCTGTCGAGAGCGAGCTGGAGCGAGGGGCAAGGATGAAGTCCGTGGGAATTCTGTCTCCTTCCTACACCCTGCTTTACCGCTACATGCACTTCCTGGAGAACCAAGTCAG ACACCAGCTGCAGTGTCCAGGCCAGTATTCTCCACTAGAGGCCTTCTACGAAGACAAGAAGGCTCTTCTCCCCCCTACCGGAAATGGCCTGGTCACTGCTTGTCCAACCTGGAGCATCACCTCTATCAACCGCTGCATGCACCCAGAAATGAAG ATCACCCACCCGGCCGGCTGCATGTCCCAGTTCATCCAGTTTTTCGGGGAGCAGATTATGGTGCTGTGGAAGTTTGCGCTGCTTCGGAAACGTCTCCTCATCTTCTCGCCCCCACCCGTAGGTGTGGTCTGCTACAGGG TATATTGCTGTTGCTGCCTGGCCAATGTTTCTTTACCTGGAATTGGAGTTTCTGTGCCTGAATTGCGGCCTTTCTTCTACATCAATGTTGCCGACATCAGTGCCCTAGAAACAGAGATGTCATACGTGGCCT GCACCACAGAGAAGATTTTTGAGGAGAAGAAGGACCTGTATGATGTCTACATTGATAATCagaatgtgaaaacacacagaagccATTTGCTGCCACTGCTCAGACTGAATGCTGCGGATAAAGAGAAGTACAGGAAGCTGAGTGAACAGAG GCAAATGCTGCTGTACTCTCAGGAGGTGGATGAAGACTGCACGTCAAATGAAGAGGATCTTTTCATTCT GTTCTTCATGGAGCTGAATAACCGCATCTTCCAGACCCTGTCAGATGTGGCAGGGAGCACTGATCCCACTCTCACTGCTGATCATGTGAGGGCCATGGGGCTGGATCCCCAGGGCGATCGCTCCTTCCTGGTTGACCTATTGGAGGTGTACGGCATCGATGTCACGCTGGTTATAGACAACCTCTGTTGCACTTGA
- the agk gene encoding acylglycerol kinase, mitochondrial, with product MARVVKVFRTLRNHWKKSTFAVCVLSYGGYWLYGKHCDSVLRREACLLAREFGRQQIAPGEQLRKATVILNPSACSGKANNLFEKNAAPILHLAGVEIQIVKTDYEGQAKKLMEFMEQTDMLIVAGGDGTLQEVVTGLLRRPDQDTFSKTPIGFIPLGSSNSLSPSLHLLSDNKVKDITSATLSILQGETVPLDVLQIKGEKEPVFALMGLRWGAFRDVAATISKYWYLGPLKTKAAHWFSTLREWPLVREVSISYLAPTLRPPDLLPQKPPRPNLVHRIIRRLKNYWHPPVEEPPKAEEPEKWVEQQLSTLELFIQTHNKNPVERRVNDSLVLCAEPDDFNVGEFIDVGTKKQEDPSVFTKNSTKLEASACRLQLPEGTSGFYNIDNEEYEAMPVEVRLLPRKLRFFISAERKEQLLSQLQ from the exons ATGGCTCGTGTTGTGAAAGTGTTTCGGACTCTGCGGAATCACTGGAAAAAGTCCACATTTGCTGTGTGCGTCCTGTCTTACGGGGGATACTGGCTGTATGGCAAACACTG TGACAGTGTTCTGCGTCGAGAGGCTTGTCTATTGGCCAGG GAATTTGGACGTCAGCAGATTGCGCCAGGGGAGCAGCTGAGAAAAGCAACAGTGATTTTGAACCCTTCAGCTTGCAGTGg AAAAGCCAATAACCTATTTGAAAAGAATGCTGCCCCTATTTTACACCTGGCTGGCGTGGAGATTCAGATTGTCAAG ACGGACTATGAAGGCCAGGCAAAGAAACTGATGGAGTTTATGGAACAAACAGACATGTTAATTGTGGCTGGAGGGGACGGCACGTTACAGGAAGTCGTCACAGGTTTACTGCGAAGGCCAGATCAA GACACTTTCAGTAAAACACCAATTGGATTCATTCCTCTTGGATCTAGCAATTCTTTAAGTCCGAGTCTTCATCTCCTCAGTGACAACAAGGTCAA gGACATTACATCAGCAACATTGTCCATCCTGCAGGGAGAGACTGTACCTCTGGATGTGCTGCAAATCAAA GGAGAAAAAGAGCCAGTCTTTGCTCTGATGGGACTGCGTTGGGGGGCTTTCAGAGACGTGGCTGCAACAATCAGCAA ATATTGGTACCTTGgtccactgaaaacaaaagcagcacacTGGTTTAGCACTCTAAGG GAGTGGCCTCTGGTCCGTGAAGTCTCGATATCCTACTTGGCTCCCACCCTCCGGCCCCCTGACCTGCTGCCTCAGAAGCCTCCCAGACCTAACTTGGTCCACCGCATCATCCGCAGACTGAAGAATTACTGGCACCCTCCAGTAgaag AACCTCCAAAAGCAGAGGAGCCAGAGAAGTGGGTAGAGCAGCAGCTGTCGACGTTAGAGCTCttcattcaaacacacaacaaaaaccctGTAGAGAGG cGTGTCAATGACTCCCTGGTGCTCTGTGCGGAGCCTGACGACTTCAATGTGGGCGAGTTCATCGATGTCGG AACGAAAAAGCAAGAGGATCCGAGTGTATTCACCAAAAACTCCACTAAACTGGAAGCCAGCGCTTGTCGACTGCAGCTGCCAGAG GGCACCTCCGGCTTCTACAACATCGACAACGAGGAGTACGAGGCCATGCCTGTGGAGGTGAGGCTGTTGCCACGGAAACTACGCTTCTTCATCAGTGCAGAGCGCAAGGAGCagctcctctcacagcttcagtGA